In Desulfatiglans anilini DSM 4660, the following proteins share a genomic window:
- a CDS encoding transposase: TQLELVLEEIVIDRPTDIQQNLCADKAYDGKPALKTIVAHGYIPHVKTRGEERQEKKRNPAWKARRWVVEVSHSWFNRFRKILVRYEKLSDTYMALLHMAAAIIAYRKVGVIYG, encoded by the coding sequence TGACCCAATTGGAACTGGTGCTGGAAGAAATCGTCATCGACCGTCCCACCGATATCCAGCAGAATCTGTGTGCCGATAAAGCCTATGATGGCAAACCCGCATTGAAGACCATCGTTGCCCACGGTTATATTCCCCACGTGAAAACACGGGGGGAGGAGCGCCAGGAAAAAAAGCGCAATCCCGCATGGAAAGCCAGAAGATGGGTGGTTGAAGTGAGTCATTCATGGTTCAATCGCTTCCGTAAAATCCTGGTTCGCTATGAGAAGCTCAGCGATACCTATATGGCTTTGCTGCATATGGCTGCTGCTATCATCGCCTACCGAAAAGTGGGCGTTATTTACGGATAA